A stretch of the Polynucleobacter tropicus genome encodes the following:
- the thiS gene encoding sulfur carrier protein ThiS: protein MRIIVNQVEYDLPSHSMIADALKLINAKPPFAVAVNLNFVPKSQYALHALNENDQIEVIAPVTGG, encoded by the coding sequence ATGCGCATAATCGTCAACCAAGTGGAATACGATCTGCCTTCGCACAGCATGATTGCAGATGCTCTCAAGCTTATTAATGCAAAGCCCCCTTTTGCAGTCGCAGTGAACTTGAATTTTGTGCCCAAATCTCAATACGCACTACATGCATTGAATGAAAACGATCAAATTGAAGTGATTGCCCCAGTTACTGGAGGCTAA
- a CDS encoding thiazole synthase, which yields MTAPLPNQLNSADALVLYGESFASRLLLGTSRYPSPLVLENAVKAANPAMITVSLRRQGTSTTEAHSGFWELLKKMAVPVLPNTAGCHSPQEVITTAQMAREVFETNWIKLELIGDDYTLQPDTLRLVQTAETLIKDGFKVLPYCTEDLILCQRLVDAGCQAIMPWAAPIGTGQGPLNPFAMKLLRDRIKVPLIVDAGLGLPSHACTVMEWGFDAVLLNTAVALSEDPVAMAKAFAMATDAGRSAYLSGAMKPQTSAQASTPLVGTPFWHQS from the coding sequence ATGACAGCACCATTACCCAACCAACTCAATAGTGCCGATGCCCTAGTCTTATATGGCGAGAGCTTCGCTAGTCGCCTGCTACTGGGTACCTCACGCTATCCATCGCCATTGGTTCTTGAAAACGCAGTAAAAGCCGCCAATCCTGCGATGATTACGGTTAGCTTGCGCCGCCAAGGCACTAGCACTACAGAAGCGCATAGTGGGTTTTGGGAATTACTTAAGAAGATGGCGGTTCCAGTATTACCAAATACTGCTGGTTGTCATAGTCCTCAAGAGGTCATCACAACCGCCCAGATGGCACGAGAAGTTTTTGAAACCAACTGGATTAAGTTGGAGCTCATCGGTGATGACTACACTTTGCAACCAGATACTTTGCGTTTAGTACAAACTGCTGAGACCTTAATTAAAGACGGCTTCAAGGTATTGCCTTACTGCACTGAAGACCTAATTCTGTGCCAACGCCTTGTAGATGCTGGATGTCAAGCGATCATGCCTTGGGCCGCTCCTATTGGTACAGGACAAGGCCCACTAAACCCCTTCGCAATGAAGCTCTTGCGCGATCGAATCAAAGTTCCCCTCATAGTTGATGCTGGCCTTGGTTTGCCATCGCACGCATGCACGGTAATGGAGTGGGGATTTGATGCTGTTCTACTGAATACGGCAGTGGCACTTTCTGAAGATCCGGTAGCGATGGCAAAAGCCTTTGCTATGGCCACAGACGCTGGGCGCAGCGCCTACCTATCTGGTGCTATGAAACCACAAACATCCGCACAGGCCAGCACCCCTCTTGTTGGCACACCCTTTTGGCATCAAAGCTAA
- a CDS encoding FAD-dependent oxidoreductase: protein MSGTSFAHKHFAIVGAGLMGRLLAFALAKRGAKVDLFDRGDASANNSAARVAAAMLAPLAESAITEDSVIQMGIYSLPHWKTLIEELSSPVFFQQDGTLILWHRQDAADAERFTNHLDKNCLHNSQLNPPKRLNEQQLRNLEPGVADRFTQGLYLPNEGQLDNRQLLDALLVELNIFGVQCHWNTEVNPDTLRNDSAYQCVIDCRGNGAKDAWSSNENTLRGVRGEVIRLHAPEVKLSRPTRLIHPRYPIYIAPKEDDVYVVGATEIESEDLSQMSVRSAMELLSAVYTVHSGFAEARILEMATQCRPTLKNNLPEILINREKGLSNLMMINGLYRHGFMISPAVLDATMEILENGQSNTALELGLRISNISHEASVCA from the coding sequence ATGAGCGGCACTTCCTTCGCACATAAACACTTTGCCATTGTTGGCGCTGGCCTGATGGGTCGGCTGCTGGCATTCGCATTGGCAAAACGTGGGGCTAAGGTTGACTTATTTGACCGTGGCGATGCTAGCGCAAACAATTCTGCAGCAAGAGTGGCAGCCGCGATGCTAGCCCCTCTTGCAGAATCCGCAATTACGGAAGATTCGGTTATACAGATGGGTATCTATAGCCTTCCTCATTGGAAGACATTGATCGAAGAGCTCTCTTCGCCTGTATTTTTCCAGCAAGATGGCACATTAATCCTCTGGCATCGGCAAGATGCCGCTGATGCAGAACGCTTTACCAATCATCTGGATAAAAATTGTCTGCACAATAGTCAACTCAATCCGCCTAAGCGATTGAACGAACAGCAATTACGCAACCTTGAACCTGGCGTTGCCGATCGATTTACTCAAGGCCTATACCTTCCTAATGAGGGTCAATTGGATAACCGACAGCTGTTAGATGCCTTACTGGTTGAGCTAAACATATTTGGCGTGCAATGCCATTGGAATACCGAAGTCAATCCAGATACATTACGAAATGACTCTGCATATCAATGCGTCATTGATTGTCGCGGTAATGGGGCAAAAGATGCCTGGTCTTCCAATGAAAATACTCTGCGCGGCGTGCGTGGTGAGGTTATCCGCTTGCATGCCCCAGAAGTGAAGCTAAGTAGGCCTACTCGCCTAATACATCCTCGCTACCCTATCTATATTGCCCCTAAAGAAGATGATGTATATGTGGTTGGTGCTACGGAAATTGAATCCGAAGACTTATCACAGATGAGCGTTCGCTCAGCCATGGAATTACTTAGCGCCGTGTACACAGTACACAGTGGATTTGCGGAAGCTCGTATCCTAGAGATGGCAACCCAATGCCGCCCAACTCTCAAAAACAATCTTCCTGAAATATTGATTAATAGAGAAAAAGGGCTATCTAATTTGATGATGATCAATGGCCTCTATCGTCATGGCTTCATGATTTCTCCTGCGGTGCTAGATGCAACCATGGAAATACTAGAGAACGGTCAAAGCAATACTGCATTGGAGCTAGGTTTACGCATTAGCAATATCAGCCATGAGGCAAGTGTATGCGCATAA